The following coding sequences lie in one Lolium perenne isolate Kyuss_39 chromosome 2, Kyuss_2.0, whole genome shotgun sequence genomic window:
- the LOC127331366 gene encoding pyruvate decarboxylase 2 isoform X2 — MDTGIGAVDGPKAAPSGALACPATFAASSSHASSAEATMGRHLARRLVQVGVSDVFAVPGDFNLTLLDHLIAEPGLRLIGCCNELNAGYAADGYARAKGVGACAVTFTVGGLSVLNAIAGAYSENLPLICIVGGPNSNDYGTNRILHHTIGLPDFTQELRAFQTVTCYQAVVNNLDDAHEQIDKAISTALKESKPVYISVSCNLPGVSHPTFSRDPVPYFLSPRMSNQMGLEAAVEATVQFLDKSVKPVMVAGPKLRVAKAGAAFAELADASGYAVATMPSAKGMVAETLPRFLGTYWGAVSTAFCAEIVESADAYLFAGPIFNDYSSVGYSFLLKKEKAVIVQPDRVTVGNGPAFGCIMMKDFLSALAQRVTKNTTAYENYKRIFVPDGEPPESEPGEPLRVNVLFKHVQKMLTGDSAVIAETGDSWFNCQKLKLPDGCGYEFQMQYGSIGWSVGALLGYAQGSKDKRVIACIGDGSFQVTAQDVSTMLRCEQNSIIFLINNGGYTIEVEIHDGPYNVIKNWNYTGLVDAIHNGEGKCWTAKVTCEEELTAAIETATGEKQDCLCFIEVIAHKDDTSKELLEWGSRVSAANSRPPNPQ, encoded by the exons ATGGACACGGGCATCGGAGCCGTGGACGGGCCCAAGGCGGCGCCCAGCGGCGCATTGGCCTGCCCCGccaccttcgccgcctcgtcctctCACGCGTCCTCCGCCGAGGCCACCATGGGCCGCCACCTCGCGCGCCGCCTGGTGCAGGTGGGCGTGAGCGACGTGTTCGCCGTGCCGGGCGACTTCAACCTGACCCTCCTCGACCACCTCATCGCCGAGCCCGGCCTCCGCCTCATTGGCTGCTGCAACGAGCTCAACGCCGGCTACGCCGCCGACGGGTACGCGCGCGCCAAGGGCGTCGGCGCATGCGCCGTCACCTTCACCGTCGGGGGTCTCAGCGTGCTCAACGCCATCGCCGGCGCGTACAGCGAGAACCTGCCGCTGATCTGCATCGTCGGAGGACCCAACTCCAACGACTACGGCACCAACCGCATCCTCCACCACACCATCGGCCTCCCGGACTTCACCCAGGAGCTCCGCGCCTTCCAGACCGTGACCTGCTACCAGGCcgtcgtcaacaacctcgacgACGCGCACGAGCAGATCGACAAGGCCATCTCCACCGCGCTCAAGGAGAGCAAGCCGGTGTACATCAGTGTCAGCTGCAATCTCCCCGGCGTCTCCCACCCTACCTTCAGCCGTGACCCCGTCCCCTACTTCCTCTCCCCAAG GATGAGCAACCAGATGGGACTCGAGGCGGCAGTGGAGGCCACCGTGCAGTTCCTGGACAAGTCGGTGAAGCCGGTGATGGTGGCCGGCCCGAAGCTGCGTGTGGCCAAGGCGGGCGCGGCGTTCGCGGAGCTCGCGGACGCGAGCGGGTACGCTGTGGCGACGATGCCGTCGGCCAAGGGGATGGTGGCGGAGACGCTGCCGCGCTTCCTCGGCACCTACTGGGGCGCGGTGAGCACGGCGTTCTGCGCCGAGATCGTGGAGTCGGCGGACGCCTACCTCTTCGCCGGCCCGATCTTCAACGACTACAGCTCCGTGGGGTACTCCTTCCTGCTCAAGAAGGAGAAGGCGGTGATCGTGCAGCCCGACCGCGTCACCGTCGGCAACGGCCCGGCATTCGgctgcatcatgatgaaggacttCCTGTCTGCGCTGGCCCAGAGGGTGACGAAGAACACGACGGCGTACGAGAACTACAAGAGGATCTTCGTGCCTGACGGCGAGCCGCCGGAGAGCGAGCCCGGGGAGCCTCTGCGCGTGAACGTGCTCTTCAAGCACGTCCAGAAGATGCTGACCGGCGACAGCGCCGTCATTGCCGAGACCGGCGACTCGTGGTTCAACTGCCAGAAGCTCAAGCTGCCCGACGGCTGCGG GTACGAGTTCCAGATGCAGTACGGCTCCATCGGGTGGTCGGTCGGAGCGCTGCTCGGGTACGCCCAGGGCTCCAAGGACAAGCGCGTCATCGCCTGCATCGGCGACGGCAGCTTCCAGGTGACTGCCCAGGACGTGTCGACCATGCTGCGCTGTGAGCAGAACAGCATCATCTTCCTCATCAACAATGGAGGGTACACCATTGAGGTGGAGATCCACGACGGGCCCTACAACGTCATCAAGAACTGGAACTACACCGGCCTCGTCGACGCCATCCACAACGGAGAGGGCAAGTGCTGGACAGCCAAG GTGACTTGTGAGGAGGAGCTGACGGCGGCCATAGAGACGGCGACGGGGGAGAAGCAGGACTGCCTGTGCTTCATCGAGGTGATCGCGCACAAGGACGACACCAGCAAGGAGCTCCTGGAATGGGGATCCAGGGTCAGCGCGGCCAACTCTAGGCCACCCAATCCACAGTGA
- the LOC127331366 gene encoding pyruvate decarboxylase 2 isoform X1, whose amino-acid sequence MDTGIGAVDGPKAAPSGALACPATFAASSSHASSAEATMGRHLARRLVQVGVSDVFAVPGDFNLTLLDHLIAEPGLRLIGCCNELNAGYAADGYARAKGVGACAVTFTVGGLSVLNAIAGAYSENLPLICIVGGPNSNDYGTNRILHHTIGLPDFTQELRAFQTVTCYQAVVNNLDDAHEQIDKAISTALKESKPVYISVSCNLPGVSHPTFSRDPVPYFLSPRMSNQMGLEAAVEATVQFLDKSVKPVMVAGPKLRVAKAGAAFAELADASGYAVATMPSAKGMVAETLPRFLGTYWGAVSTAFCAEIVESADAYLFAGPIFNDYSSVGYSFLLKKEKAVIVQPDRVTVGNGPAFGCIMMKDFLSALAQRVTKNTTAYENYKRIFVPDGEPPESEPGEPLRVNVLFKHVQKMLTGDSAVIAETGDSWFNCQKLKLPDGCGLVVRASRYEFQMQYGSIGWSVGALLGYAQGSKDKRVIACIGDGSFQVTAQDVSTMLRCEQNSIIFLINNGGYTIEVEIHDGPYNVIKNWNYTGLVDAIHNGEGKCWTAKVTCEEELTAAIETATGEKQDCLCFIEVIAHKDDTSKELLEWGSRVSAANSRPPNPQ is encoded by the exons ATGGACACGGGCATCGGAGCCGTGGACGGGCCCAAGGCGGCGCCCAGCGGCGCATTGGCCTGCCCCGccaccttcgccgcctcgtcctctCACGCGTCCTCCGCCGAGGCCACCATGGGCCGCCACCTCGCGCGCCGCCTGGTGCAGGTGGGCGTGAGCGACGTGTTCGCCGTGCCGGGCGACTTCAACCTGACCCTCCTCGACCACCTCATCGCCGAGCCCGGCCTCCGCCTCATTGGCTGCTGCAACGAGCTCAACGCCGGCTACGCCGCCGACGGGTACGCGCGCGCCAAGGGCGTCGGCGCATGCGCCGTCACCTTCACCGTCGGGGGTCTCAGCGTGCTCAACGCCATCGCCGGCGCGTACAGCGAGAACCTGCCGCTGATCTGCATCGTCGGAGGACCCAACTCCAACGACTACGGCACCAACCGCATCCTCCACCACACCATCGGCCTCCCGGACTTCACCCAGGAGCTCCGCGCCTTCCAGACCGTGACCTGCTACCAGGCcgtcgtcaacaacctcgacgACGCGCACGAGCAGATCGACAAGGCCATCTCCACCGCGCTCAAGGAGAGCAAGCCGGTGTACATCAGTGTCAGCTGCAATCTCCCCGGCGTCTCCCACCCTACCTTCAGCCGTGACCCCGTCCCCTACTTCCTCTCCCCAAG GATGAGCAACCAGATGGGACTCGAGGCGGCAGTGGAGGCCACCGTGCAGTTCCTGGACAAGTCGGTGAAGCCGGTGATGGTGGCCGGCCCGAAGCTGCGTGTGGCCAAGGCGGGCGCGGCGTTCGCGGAGCTCGCGGACGCGAGCGGGTACGCTGTGGCGACGATGCCGTCGGCCAAGGGGATGGTGGCGGAGACGCTGCCGCGCTTCCTCGGCACCTACTGGGGCGCGGTGAGCACGGCGTTCTGCGCCGAGATCGTGGAGTCGGCGGACGCCTACCTCTTCGCCGGCCCGATCTTCAACGACTACAGCTCCGTGGGGTACTCCTTCCTGCTCAAGAAGGAGAAGGCGGTGATCGTGCAGCCCGACCGCGTCACCGTCGGCAACGGCCCGGCATTCGgctgcatcatgatgaaggacttCCTGTCTGCGCTGGCCCAGAGGGTGACGAAGAACACGACGGCGTACGAGAACTACAAGAGGATCTTCGTGCCTGACGGCGAGCCGCCGGAGAGCGAGCCCGGGGAGCCTCTGCGCGTGAACGTGCTCTTCAAGCACGTCCAGAAGATGCTGACCGGCGACAGCGCCGTCATTGCCGAGACCGGCGACTCGTGGTTCAACTGCCAGAAGCTCAAGCTGCCCGACGGCTGCGG CTTGGTTGTCCGTGCGTCCAGGTACGAGTTCCAGATGCAGTACGGCTCCATCGGGTGGTCGGTCGGAGCGCTGCTCGGGTACGCCCAGGGCTCCAAGGACAAGCGCGTCATCGCCTGCATCGGCGACGGCAGCTTCCAGGTGACTGCCCAGGACGTGTCGACCATGCTGCGCTGTGAGCAGAACAGCATCATCTTCCTCATCAACAATGGAGGGTACACCATTGAGGTGGAGATCCACGACGGGCCCTACAACGTCATCAAGAACTGGAACTACACCGGCCTCGTCGACGCCATCCACAACGGAGAGGGCAAGTGCTGGACAGCCAAG GTGACTTGTGAGGAGGAGCTGACGGCGGCCATAGAGACGGCGACGGGGGAGAAGCAGGACTGCCTGTGCTTCATCGAGGTGATCGCGCACAAGGACGACACCAGCAAGGAGCTCCTGGAATGGGGATCCAGGGTCAGCGCGGCCAACTCTAGGCCACCCAATCCACAGTGA
- the LOC127331367 gene encoding protein MALE DISCOVERER 2 encodes MEEPPSLLLQRLLVLLLLLVSVSCLFVRGSAATASLGGVGDEAWSSSRDAPVDLRNIRISHSRRLLQIGGGNQIPPQLLSPTRAPDHKRHRGRRRSHAPTPSPAPSPSPFISPPKASPSPSPTPHLVRPLPSAPQPNHDPQVDAPVHASNKHSWRGYGMVIAGSSVFLVMAVASVVYCRAKKVGTVKPWVTGLSGQLQRAFVTGVPSLKRSELEAACEDFSNIIGSTASCMLYKGTLSSGVEIAVVSSSIASAKDWSKECESQYRKKISSLSKVGHKNFMNLLGYCEEENPFTRAMVFEYAPNGTLFEHLHVREAENLDWMARLRISMGIAYCLEHMHKLNPPAVPRNFSSKTIYLTDDYAAKVSDLDFWNGRKGSDSVTDDCTMLDTDSIVHQYGIILLETLTGRAQFPEQDLPLEKWASLYFEGKMPLAELIDSSLGAFPEEAAAALCDVARSCIDPDPSKRPQMAQVAARMKEITSLGPEGATPKVSPLWWAELEIMSGEAS; translated from the exons ATGGAGGAGCCGCCTTCGTTGTTGCTTCAGAGGCTtctcgtgctgctgctgctgctggtttCCGTCTCTTGTCTGTTCGTCCGCGGCAGTGCAG CGACTGCAAGTTTGGGAGGAGTTGGTGATGAGGCGTGGAGCTCGAGCAGGGATGCTCCTGTCGATCTTAG AAACATCAGAATTTCACATTCGAGAAGACTGCTACAGATAGGCGGTGGAAACCAAATTCCTCCACAGCTCCTGTCTCCGACTCGAGCTCCTGATCACAAGAGGCACAGGGGTCGCAGACGATCACACGCACCAACACCGTCGCCTGCTCCGTCACCCTCGCCGTTCATCTCTCCGCCTAAAGCCTCGCCATCGCCATCCCCTACTCCACATTTGGTCAGGCCTTTGCCTTCCGCCCCACAGCCAAATCATGATCCTCAAGTTGATGCTCCGGTTCACGCTTCGAATAAGCATTCCTGGAGAGGCTACGGTATGGTCATAGCAGGGAGTTCAGTTTTCCTTGTAATGGCAGTAGCATCTGTTGTATACTGCCGGGCGAAAAAAGTGGGTACTGTAAAGCCTTGGGTGACAGGGTTAAGTGGGCAGCTGCAACGAGCATTTGTGACAG GTGTACCATCGTTGAAAAGATCAGAGCTGGAAGCAGCCTGTGAGGATTTCAGCAATATAATTGGTTCTACGGCTAGCTGCATGTTGTATAAGGGAACTTTATCCAGCGGAGTTGAAATAGCAGTTGTGTCAAGTTCAATAGCATCTGCAAAGGATTGGTCAAAAGAATGTGAATCCCAGTACAGGAAAAAG ATCTCAAGTTTATCCAAAGTGGGCCACAAGAATTTCATGAATCTGCTTGGCTACTGTGAAGAAGAAAATCCTTTCACCAGAGCGATGGTGTTTGAATATGCTCCAAATGGGACTCTTTTTGAGCATCTCCATG TTAGAGAAGCCGAGAACTTGGATTGGATGGCCCGACTTCGGATATCTATGGGGATAGCCTACTGTCTAGAGCACATGCATAAGCTGAATCCACCTGCCGTGCCAAGGAACTTCAGCTCAAAAACAATCTACCTCACTGATGATTATGCCGCGAAGGTTTCGGATCTTGATTTCTGGAACGGTCGTAAGGGATCCGATTCTGTCACCGATGATTGCACCATGTTAGACACAGATAGCATCGTGCACCAGTATGGCATCATACTGCTGGAGACATTGACCGGGAGAGCCCAGTTCCCTGAGCAAGACTTGCCGCTTGAAAAGTGGGCATCTCTGTACTTCGAAGGCAAGATGCCCCTTGCAGAGCTGATCGACTCGAGCCTGGGTGCCTTCCCTGAAGAAGCTGCTGCCGCGCTATGCGATGTCGCGAGGTCCTGCATCGATCCAGACCCGAGTAAGAGACCGCAGATGGCGCAAGTGGCAGCCAGGATGAAGGAGATCACGTCGTTGGGGCCCGAGGGAGCGACTCCGAAGGTGTCGCCGCTATGGTGGGCCGAGCTCGAGATCATGTCCGGTGAAGCTAGCTGA